GGCGCTCCCACAGGCCGGTCTTGCCGCCCTCCTTGCGCTCCACCCGCACCGCGTCCAGCGACGCCGCCGGGTCGACCGCCTTCACCATGTCGTGCAGCGTCAGCCCGGCCACCGACACGGCCGTCAGCGCCTCCATCTCCACCCCCGTGCGGTCCGTCGTGCGGACCGTCGCGGTGATCCTCACCTCAGCCCCGCCCAGCTCCAGGTCCACCCTCACCCCCGACAGCGCGATCGGGTGGCACAGCGGCACCAGTTCCCAGGTCCGCTTGGCGGCCATGATCCCGGCGATCCGGGCGGTGGCCAGCGCGTCGCCCTTGGGCAGCCCGTCGCTGCCCAGCAGCGCCACCACCTCGTCGGTGGTGCGCAGCACGCCGGACGCCACCGCCGTGCGCGCGGTCGGCTCCTTCTCGGACACGTCGACCATGCGAGCCGCGCCGGCGGCGTCCAGGTGGGTGAACTGGTTGGTCATGACCCGATGCTAGGCGGACCCGGCCT
This genomic window from Saccharothrix sp. HUAS TT1 contains:
- the moaC gene encoding cyclic pyranopterin monophosphate synthase MoaC, with product MTNQFTHLDAAGAARMVDVSEKEPTARTAVASGVLRTTDEVVALLGSDGLPKGDALATARIAGIMAAKRTWELVPLCHPIALSGVRVDLELGGAEVRITATVRTTDRTGVEMEALTAVSVAGLTLHDMVKAVDPAASLDAVRVERKEGGKTGLWERP